TGGACCCTGATGACGCTCCAGACCACCTGCAACTGGAGCTCattgagctgcagtgtgacgCCGAGCATCGCAGTCGGCACCAACAGCTCCCTCTTGTCAACTTCTACCGCCAGCTGGATGAAGGCAGGTTCCAAGCAATTCGGACATTTGCTAAGAAAATGCTGAGCTTGTTTGGCTCCACATACATGTGCGAGAAGACATTCTCCGTTATGAACATTAACAAGAGCCGCATGAGGACGAGACTGAGTGACTCTCACCTGCGTGACGTCTTGCGCATCAAAACCACTGCTCTTGAGCCAGACCTGGACTACATACTGCAGTCAAGATCCCAGTATCACCCTTCACATTAGTGCAGGCAAGATTTTTGTTAAGTCCTCTGAGTTGAATAAATTCTTAAATCtcagttaattaatttttttgtgatGGTCAAAATCACAGTTTGAATATGCAGTgatcattgttttgttttcagcactGTTCCTACAGTGAGCATATAATATGTAATGTTTCACATGAACTTAGATATCCTTGAtagttttcttaattttttgtggtttgtgaTTTCGGTAAAAAcctaaatgtaaaaaaaaatgtaaaagtaaaagtatgccatttgtaattaaaaaaatcccaaaaagtTAATTTGTATTTAATGTTAATGGTTCAAAGAATGTCAGGCTAAATAGTCGGCCCCCACACATTTTCACCTTACCAAATCTGGCCCTCTTTgcaaaaagtttggacacccctgcaCTAGAGGAAGTGGTCTGGAGCGGTTCATCGGTGGTGGGAATTAAGTTTGAGCAACACAGGCTCCTGTAGCCAGCTGTGCTTTGCATTCTGGGAAACTGATGAGCGAactcagcagctgttagcagctaGGCGGAGAATGCATGGAGGTCTGATCTTGGATGTTTCTGGCTTCTTCAGGCCCAGACCTGAACAAACCAAGTTCAGGTCTGGAAACACTGTGTGTTCTGGAAAGTGTAGAGagagatgcagtgtgtgtgttcacctcaGTCTGGACCATGGACAGACGGTGTGATCGCATCTCCGACACCATGCCCAGGATGTCTGCAAACTCGTGTTCTCTGATGTGCTGCATCAGACGATCCAGAGCGATGAACGTCCCCGTCCGGCCGACTCCAGCACTGaaccacagacacagacagaccgTCATCAAACCCCTGCTGTTATTATCAGATCGACACGGTCCAGGAGTCACGACGCCAACCAACGGGAGTCAAAAACACCATAATGGACATGACATCATCGGTATAATAGCATTTTTATGGCTGTTAGCTGTCAGGATGTGATCTCGACTTCCTGCTCTGTGACTCAGTGTCTCTGATTTGGTTCTGAACGTTTCAGCGTTCATGTAAAACGGACCCTGTAAATCAACACATTACACGTTCCCTTCCTGGTAATTTTACAGTGGAAGTCTGATCACaagtgtaataataataaataaaacagtagcTAATAATGAAGCTAGTTGTGCTTAGATTGACTTGTTTAACCTAAAACTTTGGATTTTTTGTGGATATTGTTGCTCACACTCACGTTCATCTGGCTTCTTTCCTTTATAATACGTAGATTCCTGTTAGTGTTACAGGCTTTGATGCTAAATGCTACGTGTTAACTGTCATATCCTGTTAATTTACTGACACGATAAATGCAGTGTGTTAAACTTCTAATAGTTGGTAAAATGCTATCTGCAGGTGCGCTAATGTACTGATTAGCATATTAATATACTAAATGTTGCGTTTTTACACTTACAACAGTAAATATTATCAAGTGAACATGCTAACTGTACACATGTTAACATGATATGATTCAAAAATCCAGTATTGATCATGCTTGATGCTAAATAAAACACTTACTACAAGaaggctaacatgctaactctTGAATGCAAACATACTAACATGACAAATACTGTATACTACATGAcaggcatgctaacatgctaatgtacTAAAAGTAGTACATTGCTATGCTAAAGTTTTTTGACACAAATGTCAGCATACTACCATGGTATGGATGTAAACGTGTTTCACATTCTAAACTAATCATGTTCACCTCTAGTAGATCTATAAATGTTAACTTTAGCAATAGCTAACATCAACACTTTGGCatgttaacattagcatgtagccCAAAGCACGGCTGAACCTGACAAAGTCGGCCTTAGCACCCAGTCAGACCAGGAAGTGATGCAGGAAAATTAATTCATGTCCTcaagaaacaggaagttgtgtAAGTTTGGTGAcgtgatagatagatagatatactttatttatcccaagctgggatAATGTAATGACTACTTTGAAGGGCTAGTTGGTGAGCTACTGCACGATAGCTGCTTCAATCAAGCTAAATTGCTAAGGATGAGTTAACGGTGTCTACTTGAGGCATACATGGAGCCTTGTTTGTCCCATGACTGCAGATATAGTTAAATAAAGTGAGAGTTATAAAAAACTGGACAGCACCAATTCAAAGGGAACCCAAAGCTGAACCTGAGATGTCCTAAAATAGCCACCGTACAGAAGATAAATGCTGTTGATTTAGGAAACAAGGtgtttcctccagcaccaccctcaggacaaattCTACCTCAGTGGTAGTAAAAATCTGAGAATAAGAAAGTAGTCTTATCCATGAGTTGTTTTCTGATCTATAATAAACGTTACAGATGCGCTGCATGCTAGCATACTGTCAGCTTCAGGAACTGCATTCTCTACAGAGCCCCATCCTGACCTGCAGTGGACTATGATGGGGTCTTTGGTCCTGTTGGCCTGCTGACGGACGATGTGGACAAACTGCAGGATGCTTTCAATGGCGTTGACAGTGGGGACGCCGTGATCCGGCCACGAGGTGTAGTTCAGGTGGAGGACGTCCTGACTCTCATCAGCCTGCAGGGGGACACAAACATCTGATCTTACAGAAACTACATGAATGTAACAGGATGCTAATATTCTTAGAGCAGCTTCTGGTGGTTGATGGTGGACCCGGACCCCCGATCCTGTGGTTGAGAAACTGGTACTCACATATCCCAGTCTGAACTTCCTGATGGTCCACTCTGGAGACTCAGATTCAGACAGCATCTCAACACTGATCTCTCCATACATCACAGGCTCATCTGTGAATGGCCAGTAGTGATCACACttcacctggaaacacacaatatgtattaataaataaattcactGTTACACTCAAACATCATAACGTAcgaattaaagctgcagaacagctgaaaacacaacgtGACATTTCATCACACGATGCTTATTCTGTTAAACATGATCTCATTGGATTATTGTGActcattcatgtaaaagcaggattttactgctgGAGTTTGTTGAAgtggagctcattttcaacTATTTTTCAATTATTCTATTCcaagtacctcagatttgtacttaagtgcagtacttgtaCTTGCAGTAATCAGAGACTCACCCTCCGCCGTTCGTTACACTGTGTGAGCATGACGATGATGGGAGATTTCTGCTGCAGAACCATCTTCCAGAAGTCATTGCGGGTTTCGGGCAGCGGCCCCTGAGTGGCGATGTACTCTTTAGCGTGTTTGTAGCCctgcagatcacacacacatccactgctACTGTCagaaccaacacacacatgaatgaccGAGGAGCAACAGAACACAGATGGATGATGGAACTTGAAGCAGGTTAGCTTTGAGTTCATTCACTTCAgctctttctcttcttcatcATCGTCTGTTGGCTGCAAGCAGCGGggaagaagtactcacatctattactgaagtaaaagtaatactgcagtgtagaaatactctctGTCCCTTCAGTGAAACTCACTGGTATGTAGTTGGCATTAATGTAGTCTGAACCTTCGTCGTTGTGCATCGAGATCAGCTTCACCCGACTGAAGTCATCTGCAGGGAAATTTCAAAAGATTTCAAGTTCTCTATGTGACGCAGCCAAAGCAAActcaaagcagcaacagcaacacaaacaataacacaaacaacatcACAAAACAATGTAAACAACAACACGAACATCAACTCAAAGATCAGCAACAACCACTTAAACATCAACACAAatatcaacacaaacaaaatcacatcaaCAGAAtcaacaacacagcaacacaattaTGATcatcaacaacacaaacatgaacaaaaacaacagaaacaacaacacagcaacacaattaTGATcatcaacaacacaaacatgaacaaaaacaacagaaacaacaacacaagcatCAACATGTTCCGTGCTGACTGCTCTCATCAGTAGATTCTGCCTGACTTGTTTGAGTGAATATTGAACATATACGAAACAAACGAATGAAATAAAGGTATAAATGTGTTTCAGACAGTTTGGGGTTTCACCCATGATGCTTTGCTGACAGTGACTCACAGGGGAGGATGTTGGTGTATCTGTTCTTCGGCCTGTTGACGGGCATGTCTGCTGCATCATGGGAAAGATCCAGACCGACACTCTTCAgctcctgaaaaacaacatctgtcagacagctgcagaaTTCACTGCGTCTGTTAATGAACGAAGAAACGACTAAAAGTGAATTTGATCAGTTAAACGAAAACCGGCCTTGAAACAACAACTCAGACTTtctaattcatgttttttttgcatttaatgctaaatgcttttattttgaggtGGTTTGcaacttttgttttgaaaggctCCATATAAAtaacttttgtgtttttctttttttattggttttctgtttttcatgatgATGCAGCAGAAATAATACAGCAGTGTTAGTGTGTGCGAGGCGTCAGTAGAAAAACACCAGCTGTGAAGTACTTTTACCTCAAACTGCAGAGAGAACTTGTAGGCCGAGTCTTTGCTCATTTCTTTGAAGTATGTGTCGAAGTCGTCCAGCTGCACAGGACTGAAACAAGACATGAGAGTGTCAGAAATACAGACATGAACGTGACGAAGGTTCGAGTTCAGgagcaaagacacacaaacaaacgtcCACTCACAAAATCACATTTCCATGAAATTCACTGACgatgttttcacattttaacgAGACGAGACGTCTCCTGATGGTCATTTACCTTTAAATTCACATCAAGGACAACGAAAACTCTCCACTTTTAACATCAGTGAATACAAGACTGATTATTAATCTTGTGTCTATTTACAGTATTATTGTCCAatccgtccatctgtctgtttgtctgtctcagtTTCACTTTAATCTGCTGGATTAAACTGTTTGGATGTTCTCGCTCTGGCTGAAGGCTGTATTTAGTGCgatggcagcacacacacacacacatacacacacacacacactaaataaataaatacagacagcGCCACATGTTCTTGTTTAGTCTTGTTACCTTGTTAGCTTCCGTTTCTTTAACGCTGTCTTGCTCctataaaatacaaacatgttgATAACTGACAACCATCCAGTCACTAACTGAATTACATCTTACTCTGCACTGTATCACAGTGATCCTACTCCACAGTTCACACCCTCCAGATGTGCAGATGTTAGGGTTTGACCAATGTGGGTTTTTAGAACCTTTATTGATGATGATACAGTATTTAAATTCCTAATAAAAGTTCAGATTTTTAGAATTAATTTGTTGATCGTCACCATGTTTTGTCATTCAGAATGTTTAAACCTGATGGTTCAACTCACCTTCaggtttaaacatttttaatttctgaGTTGAATCAACTCAGAAATCCACAGATATTCAGTTTTGTCcataaaaaatgcaaactgtACAATCATGAGGCACTAAATGAGAACATATTATTTCTGATCTGATTTAACAAAATGTATGGAAGTCTATGGCTGCTAATGTTCAAATTAAATCTTTccatttatctgtgttttgtatgacaaaatttaaaatgtgttacaTATTTATTTGTAAGTTATCATTTCGATTCTTAGAATACAAACTGGATATTTGTATCAGGTTCAGCTGGTTTCTAATGAAAGACGAAATGATTTGGCTTGTTTTTGGTTGAAATTTTCACATAACTATCTTTACATCATggaaattttcattttaatttttcattttacattcgAATTCAAAAGACTTCAGACTTCaaatttcactttaattttcaagtttaatttgcacattttctaccaactggaaaatgaaaatataaagtCCATTTCAATTTCATTCAGTAAATACTATGAACGTTACTTGTCAATTcagatttaatttgaattttaaaagtaattttcaTACATTAActtaaaaactgtaaattaatttaaaatgttatatATCATGGAACAAATGGAAAGCGAAATTTCGTAGCCATTGACTTTGACAAAAGGCCTGAATGGAACCCATCGATCGGTCGAACCCCAGGAACAGTGTTAAAATAACTAATGAAATCACATCAGAGTAACGACGTCATGCTCAGTGATTCGTTGaaatcatctaaaaaaaaaaactgtcacttGTTTTATACAAACATGCAGCctttttacatttactgtaatttatCTGTTACGCTTCATGCTTCTGTATCCTGAGAGTCAAATCTGGTCCTTGAAAGATTCACTCTGACTGTGTTACAGCTCTGAGCTCTGTAACACAGTCAGAGGAGCATCTTTAACCAGCAACATGCACTACGACATCTACGTCAGACAGAATATACGCTAAAAGCAGCACTACATACTGAACGTGTACTCCTGAAGAGGAAACCCtcaaaaagaggaagacagacagcatGCAAACACCAAACATGGAGCAAAGCCATAGTTAGCATCAACAGTTAGCATCATGCTACATCCACCATGTTAGTAGAAACAGAGTCAGTGTGACTTTGAGAGTTCAACCACAGGCACAGCATTGCAAGACAAAGTTCAACATGTCAGAAAAATCGtcgctgacttcctgtttccgCTGGAATCAACCTGGACTTCAAAGCGTTTTTTGTCTCAAAATGCAGCTTTCAAGTGTTTTACATTTAGATTTATGTCTTGTGATATTCtatgttttcttcttgtcaacaaatcccatgtgCAGACTCAATCCAGAATGACCTGAATGTATCTAACGAGTATTGTGTGTATCAAAGCCTCATAGCTCTCTGAGCCATTGAGCTCCAtttaaacacatcagtgagcctcactgttactctggctgacatgttccttcatcaccgtgagcacacacactgtggtttattctgactcagtccAACACACACCAAGTTAGAGTTTTCAGAAAATCAAGTGTTTTCGTTCATTTGAACCCTTGTCACATAGGGAGGAATTAACTCAG
This region of Chelmon rostratus isolate fCheRos1 chromosome 22, fCheRos1.pri, whole genome shotgun sequence genomic DNA includes:
- the ptpro gene encoding receptor-type tyrosine-protein phosphatase O translates to MPSSTYNCTVTSFSYSTPSKPAHITITTVAKEMNPSVAAISALAVLSILLISLLVLFLLVLRKKHLQMSRDCGAETFVNFASFERDGKLPYNWRRSLFAFLTLLPSCLWTDYLLAFYINPWSKTALKKRKLTSPVQLDDFDTYFKEMSKDSAYKFSLQFEELKSVGLDLSHDAADMPVNRPKNRYTNILPYDFSRVKLISMHNDEGSDYINANYIPGYKHAKEYIATQGPLPETRNDFWKMVLQQKSPIIVMLTQCNERRRVKCDHYWPFTDEPVMYGEISVEMLSESESPEWTIRKFRLGYADESQDVLHLNYTSWPDHGVPTVNAIESILQFVHIVRQQANRTKDPIIVHCSAGVGRTGTFIALDRLMQHIREHEFADILGMVSEMRSHRLSMVQTEEQYVFIHQCILLMWQKKKQQSITSDVIYENASKT